GCTCTGGTACAGCACTACGCCGCCGATCACATCACGGTCGACGAGTTCGAGCGTCGTGTCGACGTCGCACACCGGACGCTCGATCCGGCGGAGCTCACGCGCCTGACGTCCGACCTGCCGACGATCCGGCCGCCCCGCTCGCCCGAACCGGAGGCCGACCGGCTGCTCCGCAAGGGCGCAGAAGTCCTTGCCGGCGCAGTGCGCGAGAGCCAGACGCTGATCGCGATCATGGGCGGCGTCGAGCGCCGCGGCACCTGGACGCCGGCCCGGCGCACGATCGTGATCGCGTTCATGGGCGGTGCGGAGCTGGACTTCCGTGATGCCCGCTTCGGGCCCGGCGTCACGGAAGTCTTCATCTTCGCGACGATGGGCGGTGTCGAGATCATCGTCCCGCCGGATCTGCCCGTCGATACCAGCGGCGTCGCGATCATGGGGGCGTTCGAGCACCGCGACCAGCACATGGACCGCGCCCCCGAGATGGACGACGGTTCGCCCAGGCTGCACGTGCGCGGTTTCGTGATGATGGGTGGTGTCGAAGTCTCGATCCGCCGTCCGGGCGAGAGCGCCAAGGACGCCAGCCGGCGGATCAAGGCGGAGCGCAAGCGCCGCCGTCTCGAGGACGGTCTGTGACCGACGCGCAGCACCACGAAGAGGAGGCTCTCGGCAAGGCGTACGACGCGCGGCTGATGCGTCGGCTGCTGGGCTACCTCCGACCGTACCGCGGCCGCGTCGTCGTCGCCATCCTGATCCTGCTCGGCGCCTCGCTGATGGCCCTCGTCGGCCCCTGGCTGACGCAGCTCGCCCTGGATCGGGCCATCCCCGAGGGTGACACCCGGCTGCTCGGCCTGTTCGCACTGGCGTTTCTCGCGTCACTCATCGTCGCCTTCATCCTCGAGTACGCGCAGACGCTGATCACGACCTGGCTCGGCCAGCGCGTGATGTACGACCTGCGGCGGGAGATCTTCGGCCATCTCCAGAAGCTGGAGCTGCGCTACTACGACCGGAACCCGGTCGGCCGGCTGATGACGCGCGTGACGTCCGACGTCGAAGTGCTGAACGAGCTGTTCAGCTCGGGCGTCGTGACGGTGTTCGGCGACGTGTTCACGCTGCTCTTCATCACCGGCGCGATGCTGATCATGGACTGGCAGCTCGCGCTCGTGACGATGCTCGTGATCCCGCTGGTGTTCGTTGCGACACAGGTGTTCCGCGCCCGCGTGCGCAACGCCTACCGCGATATCCGCGTCCGGCTCGCCCGCATCAATGCGTTCCTGCAGGAGCGCATCACCGGCATGAGCATCGTCCAGCTCTTCGGCCGCGAGCGCGAAACGTCGCAGCGCTTCCGCCGGATCGACGCCGACTACCTCGATGCCCATCTCCGCTCGATCACGTACTACGCGATCTTCTTTCCGGTGATCGAGCTGCTGACCGCCACGGCATTCGCGCTCATCATCAGCTACGGCGGCGCGCAGATCCTGGGAAGCCGCGGGGCAGGGCTCGCGGAGAGCGGCATCACGGTCGGCGTGCTCGCGGCATTCCTGCAGTGGGCACGTCGGTTCTTCCAGCCGATCCAGGACCTCTCCGAGAAGTACAACATGCTGCAGGGGGCCATGGCCTCCAGCGAGCGCATCTTCGGCCTGCTCGACACGGAGCCGCCACCGGCCACGTACGGCCCGGCGCTCTCGCTTCCCGGGGACGCACAGGGCCGCATCGAGTTCCGCGACGTCTGGTTCGCATACGGCCGTACCGATGACGGCGAATGGGACTGGGTGCTGCGCGGCATCAGCTTCACGGTGGAGCCAGGACAGCGGCTCGCCGTGGTCGGCCATACCGGTGCAGGCAAGACCAGCCTGATCAGCCTGCTGATGCGCTTCTACGAGCCGCAGCGCGGCGAGATCCTGTTCGACGGGGTGCCGATCCGACAGGTCGATCCGCGGGCGCTGCGCGATCGCATCGCGCTCGTGCTGCAGGACGTCTTTCTGTTCAGCCGCGATATCGCGTACAATATCCGCCTCGGCGAAGGCAGCATCGACGATGAGCGTGTCGCGCAGGCGGCACAGCGCGTCGGCGCCGATGCAATGATCCGGCGGCTCCCGCACGCGTATGCCGAACCGCTCGGGGAGCGGGGTGCGTCGCTTTCGGTCGGGGAGCGCCAGCTGCTTTCGTTCGCGCGGGCGCTGGCCTTCGATCCGCTGGTGCTGGTGCTCGATGAGGCGACCAGCTCCGTCGACTCGGCGCTCGAGGCACGCATCGAGCAGGCGCTCGATACGCTCATGCACGGCCGGACCTCGATCGTGATCGCTCATCGGCTCTCCACGGTCCAGAACGCCGATCGGATCCTGGTGCTGCACCACGGCGAGCTGCGCGAGCAGGGCACACATGCGGAGCTGCTCGAGCGGGGCGGGTTGTATGCGCGCCTGTACGAGCTGCAGTTCGTACGGGCCCAGCAGGATCTGCCACGGGCCGCGAGTAGCTAGAAAAGGGTACCATGGCTCAGAACTTGCCCCTTTTCGGGCGACCGGGCCGGAAACGGATGCGCCAATGCGACTCGCCATCGTCCTGCTGATACTCGTGGTCGAGGCATGGGCCATCACCAGCGTGTTCGGCAGCCGGCATCCGGCCCGCAGGAAGGCCGCCTGGACCCTTGCAATCGTGCTGCTTCCTGTGGTCGGGGTTCTGGGCTGGCTTGGCCGGGGCAACCGCTGAGCCACCGCTGAGGGTGGACGTCATGAGTGAAAGAATCCTGATCGTCGACGACGATCCCAATTCACGCGACATCGTGCAGACCTTCCTCGAGTCCAGGGGCTATCACGTCGAAGCGGCGGAGGACGGGCAGGCTGCCCTTGCCCGCCTCGAGGACCTCAAGCCGGGCCTCGTGCTCCTGGACGTGATGATGCCGGGCATGGACGGGTGGGAAGTCGCGCGTGTCATCAAGAATCATCCCGACTTCGGAAACACGCGGGTCGTGATGCTGACCGCGCGCAGTGATTTCACGGACAAGACCGAGGGTCTGCGCGCGGGCGCGGACGACTACATCGTCAAGCCGATCCGCCTCGAGGAGCTGGCGGAGCGGGTCGAAAAGAACCTGGCCGTTCGGGAGAAGACCGCTTGAAGATCGTTGCTCGCGTGCGCGATGAAGCGCTGCGCCGGGTGATCGATGGCGCTGCGGCAGCGATGGGCGCCGAAGTCGCGGATGAGCCGATGGATGGCGGCAGCGGCGAGGCGTACAATACGCCGGTCGACGCAATGATCGTGGAGCTCGACAGCAACACGGACGCGGAGTCGCTGCGCAGCCAGGCACGGCGACGCAACGCCGCGCTCGTCGTGGCGTGTCACGCAGACACGCAGTGCGCGGACGTCACGGCCGCCGATGCCGACGACTGGATCGTTCTGCCCGTCACGGAAGAGGAGCTGCAGATCCGCCTGCGCGTCGCGGCCAACCGCGCGGGCGGCAAGACCGCTGCACGGCGCAAGCATGACGCGGCCGAGCTGGTGCGGTACGAGGAGCTGCTCTTCGACAAGCTGACCGGATTCCCTACCCTGGCCGTGATGACCGAGCGCGCCCGCGACCTGCTGGAGCGACGCGGCGAGCTCACCGTCCTCTACATCCAGTTCGTCTGGTACGAGAAGATCGAGGAGATCTACGGCTGGCAGAAGCTGGACGACGTCCTGGAGACCACGGCCGGCGCGCTGCGCTCCTTCTACGCGGAGGAGCACCGGCCGGACGAGAACATCATGATGGTCTCTCACATCGCCGACGACGATTTCATCCTCCTCACGCACGTGCCCACCTCACCCGCGGCCGCGGAGCGGCGCCTGCGCGACGTCACGCAGCGACTCGAGGCACACCTGCGCCAGCAGGTCGAGACCGAGCACGGCGAGGACATCGCGGCACTGTGCGGCATCT
The nucleotide sequence above comes from Longimicrobiales bacterium. Encoded proteins:
- a CDS encoding PLDc N-terminal domain-containing protein, giving the protein MRLAIVLLILVVEAWAITSVFGSRHPARRKAAWTLAIVLLPVVGVLGWLGRGNR
- a CDS encoding response regulator, with product MSERILIVDDDPNSRDIVQTFLESRGYHVEAAEDGQAALARLEDLKPGLVLLDVMMPGMDGWEVARVIKNHPDFGNTRVVMLTARSDFTDKTEGLRAGADDYIVKPIRLEELAERVEKNLAVREKTA
- a CDS encoding ABC transporter ATP-binding protein gives rise to the protein MTDAQHHEEEALGKAYDARLMRRLLGYLRPYRGRVVVAILILLGASLMALVGPWLTQLALDRAIPEGDTRLLGLFALAFLASLIVAFILEYAQTLITTWLGQRVMYDLRREIFGHLQKLELRYYDRNPVGRLMTRVTSDVEVLNELFSSGVVTVFGDVFTLLFITGAMLIMDWQLALVTMLVIPLVFVATQVFRARVRNAYRDIRVRLARINAFLQERITGMSIVQLFGRERETSQRFRRIDADYLDAHLRSITYYAIFFPVIELLTATAFALIISYGGAQILGSRGAGLAESGITVGVLAAFLQWARRFFQPIQDLSEKYNMLQGAMASSERIFGLLDTEPPPATYGPALSLPGDAQGRIEFRDVWFAYGRTDDGEWDWVLRGISFTVEPGQRLAVVGHTGAGKTSLISLLMRFYEPQRGEILFDGVPIRQVDPRALRDRIALVLQDVFLFSRDIAYNIRLGEGSIDDERVAQAAQRVGADAMIRRLPHAYAEPLGERGASLSVGERQLLSFARALAFDPLVLVLDEATSSVDSALEARIEQALDTLMHGRTSIVIAHRLSTVQNADRILVLHHGELREQGTHAELLERGGLYARLYELQFVRAQQDLPRAASS
- a CDS encoding LiaF domain-containing protein, whose protein sequence is ALVQHYAADHITVDEFERRVDVAHRTLDPAELTRLTSDLPTIRPPRSPEPEADRLLRKGAEVLAGAVRESQTLIAIMGGVERRGTWTPARRTIVIAFMGGAELDFRDARFGPGVTEVFIFATMGGVEIIVPPDLPVDTSGVAIMGAFEHRDQHMDRAPEMDDGSPRLHVRGFVMMGGVEVSIRRPGESAKDASRRIKAERKRRRLEDGL